The Mercenaria mercenaria strain notata chromosome 10, MADL_Memer_1, whole genome shotgun sequence genome contains a region encoding:
- the LOC123560022 gene encoding uncharacterized protein LOC123560022, whose amino-acid sequence MFYAQHIGPKKPKKLPWYGRWSNCLLILLTTLFMLLGLGLAAVGIVMLVLNKVLSRDEIKALLNETQFNGNLKVGNVLGSLPLLSICVGVVVFFLGIFACCGRGHRNRICLTVFSVFVLWFLIVQILTCAMWVVMRDKFEENDVRTDLQTLFVQYEGVQSDATKAGNLPSSDVST is encoded by the exons ATGTTTTACGCTCAGCATATAGGGCCGAAAAAACCCAAGAAATTGCCTTGGTACGGAAGATGGTCAAACTGTCTCCTCATTCTGTTGACCACATTGTTCATG CTTCTAGGTCTCGGACTGGCGGCTGTTGGTATAGTGATGCTCGTACTCAACAAGGTTCTAAGCAGAGATGAGATCAAGGCCTTGCTGAATGAAACGCAGTTCAACGGCAACCTGAAAGTGGGAAATGTACTCGGCAGTTTGCCATTGCTCAGTATATGTGTGGGTGTGGTAGTTTTCTTTCTTggaatatttgcttgttgtggaAGAGGCCATAGAAACAGAATTTGCCTGACAGTG TTCTCGGTCTTCGTGTTGTGGTTTCTTATTGTGCAAATTTTGACGTGTGCCATGTGGGTTGTTATGCGAGACAAG TTTGAAGAAAATGATGTGAGAACCGATCTGCAAACATTGTTTGTACAATATGAAGGAGTCCAATCGGATGCAACAAAGGCTGGGAACCTCCCTTCATCTGATGTAAGTACTTAG